The sequence below is a genomic window from Nostoc flagelliforme CCNUN1.
CCACGAGTCGCCGAATGGGGTTGACGCTTCACCAAGCACAACCGGAGAACAGGTCTTACAAGCTCTTGACAGAAGAATTCCAAAATCTTTCTCCCCTGCCCCCTTGCCTCTTATTCAATTCAGCAATCCTGAAGGTTCCTCCAGGATTAGCTCTAGTTGGTGTACTTCACCGACTTGAAATCAACTGTAAATGTGAATTGCAAAGTGCTGCACCCTAAGAGCTATGAAGAGTGGTGAGTTAAAGAACCATTTACAAAGGTTGAAGCATATACAAATGCAAAAATCCTGAGTACTTTTTACTTTACTCAGCACTCAGTTTGTAGACCTTAAAAGGTAAAGCTTTCCCTTTTTCCTCTCCCGAATCCAGTTTTAGTCAATAGGTGAATCAAATACACATCAACTTACAGCAGTTTGTAAGTAAGTAAGGTGCAAAATGCAGGATTTACGCATCATAATATAAACAGTTTATAGCTCCTGCCTCAAAACCCGTAGTTTTGTACTTCATGAGGAAAACTGTTGTAATTTCTCATAACCACAATTTGAAATTGAGGATTGGGGGAATTCATGCAACTATTCAAATTTAAGTTGGGGCATCAGTTGAAGAGTGCCAATACCTAAATCTTTAGGTGAAAGCGATCGCGCTTCAAACAAAGCCATCATATCTCGTAATTGAGGATTGCCACGAGAGGCTCCCGTTAGTCCTTTAGCAATGATTAAGCCACAGTAGCCCTTAGTATTTTTACACCGCTGATTCCATTTTTTCCGGGCTTCTACATGAATAGGATCTTCATCTAAAAATTCCCCGAATAAAAACAATTCGCCATTTTGAGTTTGCAATAAACCCAGGTCGTAGCGATCGCCATCGAAGGGGTCGGCACCTGGATTAAAGCAAATTGCTCTCAGTCCGCCTATTGCTTCAATTCTTTCAATTACAGTTTTAGCCTTGGGTCGGGAAGTTTGAATTAAAATCACTGGCAAGCCGTCACCCACTTGTTTGATTTCACCAGCCGCATGGTAGCTGACACCCTTACGCAGGTACTCCAACATTTCCCAGGACACTACACCTAAGCTGAGGAAGGAATCTTCTGGTATCAAGTCATCTTGCAATGATTGGAAATTTGGGGAGTCAAGGTTTTCGCTCTCCTCATCATCGACATCAAAGCCTGCCATTTCCTCTAATTCTGCTGCTAACTGCGGCATGGTAGAGACTGTAACAGGCACTGATTTAGTTGATTCTTCTGACTGCGGCAGAGAAATGCGATAGCGACGGCTGAGGGTAGGGAAGATGTCCTCATGAAGCTGGCGACGATGATCCCGAATAAAGCGACTCAAGCTTTCGATCGCAACGAAGATTACAAGTGCTTCTTCGTCATACAAAACAGAACGTAGTCCTTCTAAGGGGTGGATATTACCGAAAGTTGGGTCAATTTCTGATAATGGCAGATCCGCCAAATCACTTTCTTCATCCTCATCTTCATCGGTTTCGTCACTACTCTCAAAGGTGAGAAACAGGCAATCTTGCTTGAGGAAGGCTTCTTCTAAATGCTCCGTTGATTCTTCATCCGTTAAAACGGCGGCGCGAAACTGTTTCAAAGACTCTTCTGAGCGATAAAACAAAATCCCATACTCCATTCCCAGCATTCCCATAACTGAGGCGTAGAGTGTGCCAACATCCCACTTATTAATCTCGATTGACAAAATTTGCTGTTCTTCCAAAAATTCCCAAGGTGCTGCTTGCCAAATTGCAAATGCTTTCTCTCGCAAGATTTGTGCATACTGTGGGGGTAAGTCGGGGGTTTGACTATCGAGGATGTCGGCAAACCCGCGAAACAGTTCGTCAATTAAAGGCAGTTCTGGTGCGTAGTCAATGGCAATATCCAAATCTTGCAGCACCCCCCGCAGGTAAAATTGAATCTCGCGGTCTTTGACTACAATTCTTTGAGGTCTGGCAGGTCTTGCCGGACTGTGGGGATGCTCCATTGCTTGCATTAAAGTCCGAACTATTGCTTCTGGGCCGATATCTGAAGCTACCACGTCCATTCCTCGAACCACACCTTGGGAGTAATCTACCCAAAGGATACATTCTCCCTTTTCCT
It includes:
- a CDS encoding DUF6930 domain-containing protein yields the protein MTSFNRSTSRRLKKLTQIPSVWEGDRRPLSSPNQYSDSEEKGECILWVDYSQGVVRGMDVVASDIGPEAIVRTLMQAMEHPHSPARPARPQRIVVKDREIQFYLRGVLQDLDIAIDYAPELPLIDELFRGFADILDSQTPDLPPQYAQILREKAFAIWQAAPWEFLEEQQILSIEINKWDVGTLYASVMGMLGMEYGILFYRSEESLKQFRAAVLTDEESTEHLEEAFLKQDCLFLTFESSDETDEDEDEESDLADLPLSEIDPTFGNIHPLEGLRSVLYDEEALVIFVAIESLSRFIRDHRRQLHEDIFPTLSRRYRISLPQSEESTKSVPVTVSTMPQLAAELEEMAGFDVDDEESENLDSPNFQSLQDDLIPEDSFLSLGVVSWEMLEYLRKGVSYHAAGEIKQVGDGLPVILIQTSRPKAKTVIERIEAIGGLRAICFNPGADPFDGDRYDLGLLQTQNGELFLFGEFLDEDPIHVEARKKWNQRCKNTKGYCGLIIAKGLTGASRGNPQLRDMMALFEARSLSPKDLGIGTLQLMPQLKFE